Proteins encoded by one window of Ovis canadensis isolate MfBH-ARS-UI-01 breed Bighorn chromosome 14, ARS-UI_OviCan_v2, whole genome shotgun sequence:
- the LOC138419353 gene encoding zinc finger protein 17-like, protein MTPAQGLVVFEDVAIYFSQEEWGLLDEAQRLLYYQVMVQNVALLSSVGCQHTTQDEVALSEQHDVAAWSQVKTPQPGLCIQKPQPCKMCGPLLKDTLFLAGHGGTQPEQEVSACGESPSQHPKEPCQRRPLGWGEGKTFCVKNDSVHVTDQTCPCRVRGQEFLAQSSILQHQALHMEGKPHSDMEGRAASESGQNDDKCSECGKTFSQEHTIVEHQKNLCCESRKTFIRKFHLVQQQKTNTETRLSEQLGCGRFSAQKSGFAAHHRVHTRSVHYECSQCGKCVKDSFTLTVHQRVHTGEKPYKCSECGKFFRYSFTLKRHQGVHIGEKPYECSVCKKFFVDSSRLIIHQRVHTRGRRFECSKCGKFFRYRFTLERHQKVHIGERPYECSLCGKLFRHNSNHIRHRRNHTGERPYECSVCGRLFSQNSHLIRHQNVHTREKSYECSKCGKFFMDSSTLIIHQRVHTGEKPYECRECGKVFRYNSSLIKHRRVHTGERPYECASCGRGFSQNSHLLRHQEVHTKEYCKQGKTSKQSLV, encoded by the exons ATGACGCCGGCTCAG GGCCTTGTGGTCTTTGAGGACGTGGCCATATATTTCTCCCAGGAGGAGTGGGGACTTCTTGATGAGGCTCAGAGACTCCTGTACTATCAAGTGATGGTGCAGAACGTTGCACTTCTGTCCTCCGTAG GTTGTCAGCATACCACCCAGGATGAGGTGGCCCTTTCAGAGCAGCATGATGTGGCTGCATGGTCACAGGTCAAGACTCCACAGCCAGGCCTATGCATCCAGAAGCCTCAACCCTGTAAGATGTGTGGCCCACTCTTGAAAGACACTTTGTTCCTGGCTGGGCACGGTGGGACACAGCCTGAGCAGGAGGTGTCTGCATGTGGGGagagtccttcccagcatccaaAGGAGCCATGTCAAAGGAGACCCCTTGGATGGGGTGAGGGGAAGACTTTCTGTGTGAAGAACGACAGTGTTCACGTGACAGATCAGACCTGTCCATGTCGGGTGAGAGGGCAGGAGTTCCTAGCCCAATCCAGCATTCTCCAGCACCAGGCCCTTCACATGGAAGGGAAACCACACAGTGACatggagggcagggcagcctctGAAAGTGGACAGAATGATGACaagtgcagtgaatgtgggaagaCCTTTAGCCAAGAACACACAATTGTTGAGCACCAGAAAAACCTTTGCTGTGAAAGCCGGAAGACCTTCATCAGAAAGTTCCACCTGGTTCAGCAGCAGAAAACCAATACTGAGACAAGACTCTCTGAGCAACTTGGATGTGGAAGGTTCTCTGCACAAAAGTCTGGCTTTGCTGCACACCATAGAGTTCACACTAGGTCAGTGCATTATGAGTGCAGCCAGTGTGGGAAGTGCGTTAAGGACAGCTTCACACTCACtgttcatcagagagttcacacagGAGAAAAGCCATATAAATGCAGCGAATGTGGGAAATTCTTTAGGTACAGCTTCACGCTCAAaagacatcagggagttcacattGGAGAAAAACCATATGAGTGCAGTGTGTGCAAGAAATTTTTTGTAGACAGCTCCAGGCTCATTattcatcagagagttcacactCGGGGAAGGCGTTTTGAATGCAGCAAATGTGGGAAATTCTTTAGGTACCGCTTCACACTTGAGAGGCATCAGAAAGTGCACATTGGAGAAAGGCCTTATGAGTGCAGCTTATGTGGGAAACTCTTTAGGCATAACTCAAATCACATCAGGCATCGGAGAAATCACACTGGAGAAAGACCTTATGAGTGCAGTGTATGTGGTAGACTCTTCAGTCAAAACTCCCACCTCATTCGGCACCAAAACGTCCACACCAGAGAAAAATCTTATGAATGTAGCAAATGCGGGAAATTCTTTATGGACAGCTCCACCCTCATTATTCATCAGAGAGTccacactggagaaaagccttatGAGTGCAGAGAATGTGGGAAAGTCTTTAGGTACAACTCCAGCCTCATTAAACATCGGAGAGTTCATACTGGGGAAAGGCCTTATGAATGTGCCAGCTGTGGGAGAGGCTTTAGCCAAAACTCCCACCTCCTTCGACACCAAGAAGTTCACACTAAAGAGTATTGCAAACAGGGGAAGACTTCAAAGCAAAGTCTGGTCTGA